In Thalassoglobus sp. JC818, a single window of DNA contains:
- a CDS encoding type III secretion HpaP family protein, translating to MTKALSATISATSLASEQAAGTPGATQPLAADVSLFEQMLSDQNDHNQSAFCCDANENAGNTEKEPLHTFDSDEVDPPVSRQRFETTNNSDIDPKSREQPSTKFTQKQEQSVTRTLSPETKRFESHYVKDNRTAEPHDANATPGVKQAVGESHRPVQYTGDVAKSIAEDRGKSPLGNADSASAPNVPTTTSGQNFEPPTVFRTFPTTDKSTVVAPHPVLDANPESGQNVQAAVPKKLVEGPLVDGPSTPETPGADNQSIEHKTVTRSKTDNDLTNGQSEHHSDSEAFAPVSLGDEVLRGLQDSVRQSDKTLAPSTSEKLITYIEQVVDRIAIVETSSSEFGDIHIALKDSVLPDTEVVVSRQQAMIVVNFLTGSDESAHLLESNQRLLESQLSGALDKPVSVSVDVSADQQDGRSRGQRDLYTEMQEADS from the coding sequence ATGACAAAAGCTCTTTCGGCAACAATTTCTGCTACATCCTTGGCCAGCGAACAAGCAGCTGGAACTCCTGGTGCGACTCAACCACTCGCGGCAGATGTTTCGCTGTTTGAACAAATGCTGAGTGATCAGAACGATCACAATCAAAGTGCGTTCTGCTGTGATGCAAACGAGAATGCTGGCAACACCGAGAAAGAGCCGCTTCACACATTCGATTCCGATGAAGTCGATCCTCCGGTATCCCGCCAACGTTTCGAGACAACCAACAACTCGGATATCGATCCGAAAAGTCGCGAGCAACCATCGACGAAGTTCACTCAAAAACAAGAGCAATCTGTCACCCGAACCTTATCACCGGAAACCAAACGTTTCGAAAGTCATTACGTCAAAGACAACCGCACAGCCGAGCCTCATGATGCAAACGCAACACCCGGAGTGAAGCAGGCGGTAGGTGAGTCACATCGTCCAGTTCAATATACAGGGGATGTTGCTAAATCGATCGCTGAAGATCGAGGGAAGTCACCTTTAGGAAACGCGGATTCAGCATCCGCTCCAAACGTTCCAACAACGACATCGGGGCAGAATTTCGAACCCCCAACTGTTTTTCGGACGTTTCCTACTACTGACAAGTCAACCGTCGTAGCGCCCCATCCTGTTTTAGATGCAAATCCTGAATCGGGGCAAAATGTCCAAGCTGCGGTGCCTAAGAAATTGGTCGAAGGCCCACTCGTGGATGGGCCGTCAACACCAGAAACTCCAGGGGCAGACAATCAGAGTATCGAGCACAAGACTGTCACTCGTAGCAAGACGGACAACGATCTGACCAACGGACAATCAGAGCATCACAGCGATTCTGAAGCGTTTGCTCCTGTGTCTCTTGGAGACGAAGTCCTGCGGGGACTTCAGGACAGTGTGAGACAATCTGACAAAACACTCGCTCCATCGACAAGCGAAAAATTGATCACCTACATCGAACAAGTGGTCGACCGAATTGCCATCGTTGAAACCAGCAGTTCAGAGTTCGGTGACATCCACATTGCACTTAAAGATAGTGTGCTCCCAGATACGGAAGTCGTCGTCTCTCGTCAGCAGGCGATGATCGTTGTGAACTTTCTGACTGGATCGGACGAGTCGGCCCATCTCCTGGAAAGCAACCAGCGGCTGCTGGAATCGCAACTATCCGGTGCTCTTGATAAGCCGGTTTCCGTGTCAGTTGATGTTTCAGCAGATCAACAAGACGGACGTTCACGCGGGCAACGCGACCTTTACACCGAAATGCAGGAGGCTGACTCTTGA
- a CDS encoding YscO family type III secretion system apparatus protein, with the protein MNLEKKYILKDLLKIRQSREENAARALAAQKIRVEEAEELVQQRQRELESYHAWRIDREAELYEEIIDRTIEQKDLESVRFKIQQIRDKEHEYEGRVIQAKEQLEEEKRQLVEDQQAYQQAVHKREKLDEHKQLWITEAKRVAELNAEKELEDFKNRRRLAAFAGL; encoded by the coding sequence ATGAACCTTGAAAAGAAATATATTCTTAAGGACCTTTTGAAGATTCGTCAGTCGCGTGAGGAGAACGCTGCCCGAGCACTCGCCGCTCAGAAAATCCGAGTCGAGGAGGCCGAAGAGCTCGTTCAACAGAGACAACGCGAACTCGAAAGCTATCACGCCTGGAGAATCGATCGAGAAGCGGAGCTCTACGAAGAGATCATCGATCGCACGATCGAACAAAAAGATCTGGAGTCAGTCCGCTTCAAAATACAGCAAATTCGTGACAAAGAACACGAGTACGAAGGCAGAGTCATTCAGGCTAAGGAGCAGCTCGAGGAGGAGAAGAGACAGCTTGTTGAAGATCAGCAGGCCTATCAACAAGCGGTTCACAAGCGAGAGAAACTCGACGAGCACAAGCAACTATGGATCACTGAAGCCAAGCGGGTTGCGGAGCTGAACGCTGAAAAGGAACTGGAAGACTTCAAGAACCGGAGACGACTTGCAGCCTTCGCTGGATTATGA